The following proteins are co-located in the Flectobacillus major DSM 103 genome:
- the purN gene encoding phosphoribosylglycinamide formyltransferase: MKNLALFASGSGSNVERFVEYFRDSDFINIKLILCNNPQAGVIERAKRLNVPLVLFDRAQFKSDAIVEILQDNQIDWVILAGFLWLIPQNLVAAYPNRIVNIHPALLPKFGGKGMYGHFVHEAVVANQETESGITIHYVNEHYDEGTVIFQASYPVLPSDSPEDVAKKGQVLEHKHFPEVVEQLVKSEQ, from the coding sequence TTGAAAAATCTTGCCCTTTTTGCTTCAGGTTCGGGTTCGAATGTTGAACGTTTCGTTGAGTATTTTCGTGATTCAGATTTTATTAATATCAAATTGATTCTGTGTAATAATCCTCAAGCGGGTGTAATTGAGCGGGCAAAACGTTTGAATGTACCCTTGGTGTTATTTGATAGGGCTCAGTTCAAATCCGATGCCATTGTAGAGATATTGCAAGACAACCAAATCGACTGGGTTATATTGGCGGGTTTTTTGTGGCTAATACCGCAAAATTTAGTAGCTGCCTATCCCAATCGTATTGTGAACATTCATCCTGCCTTATTACCAAAATTTGGGGGAAAAGGTATGTATGGACATTTTGTTCATGAAGCCGTGGTAGCCAATCAAGAAACAGAATCAGGTATTACGATTCATTATGTGAACGAGCATTATGACGAAGGAACGGTTATTTTTCAGGCTTCATACCCTGTATTACCAAGCGATTCGCCTGAGGATGTTGCTAAAAAAGGACAGGTTTTAGAACATAAACATTTTCCAGAAGTAGTAGAACAATTAGTGAAAAGCGAACAGTAA
- a CDS encoding META domain-containing protein — MKTYSIVAIALVFLLSACTRENVDASAKENTSGIAAIKGSWKLVNVFLSDAIDRPCGQDSLSKDITLVVTDEPSNSTPNTFSINGQSAVNLFFGSVTITSYDNNTHIGTVKMSALGSTKMAGTPEMNQCEQGYFDKLSTATDFSLAKDASGKTLLYLGIFKKNNTPSRDGGVYLIYEKIK; from the coding sequence ATGAAAACATATTCAATTGTAGCCATCGCCCTTGTATTTTTGTTGAGTGCCTGCACTCGTGAAAACGTAGATGCTTCTGCCAAAGAAAATACCTCTGGTATTGCGGCTATCAAAGGCTCTTGGAAACTCGTCAATGTATTTTTGAGCGATGCTATTGATAGACCTTGCGGACAAGATTCGCTATCAAAAGACATAACGCTAGTAGTTACCGACGAACCAAGCAATAGTACCCCCAATACCTTTTCTATCAATGGGCAGTCGGCGGTTAATTTGTTTTTTGGCTCGGTAACAATTACCTCTTACGACAACAATACACATATAGGAACTGTAAAGATGAGTGCTTTAGGAAGCACCAAAATGGCAGGAACACCAGAGATGAATCAATGTGAACAAGGTTACTTTGATAAACTTTCGACAGCAACAGACTTTAGCCTTGCCAAAGATGCCTCTGGGAAAACCTTGCTTTACTTGGGTATTTTCAAGAAGAACAATACCCCTTCACGCGATGGAGGTGTATATTTAATTTATGAAAAAATCAAATAG
- a CDS encoding DUF6580 family putative transport protein: protein MKNSINLRFGVIAGMIAIAAVSRFLFLTPSLANFSPVGAMALFGGAYFANKRWAYALPVLALWLSNLVLNNVFYKEYYPSFSMGFEWGTFVSFAVVVTAGVVLLKKVTLTNLLAANVVGTLGFFIVSNLCVWLGGQLYTTDMNGLVECYGNALPFLRNTMLSNLLFSGVMFGAFELAKRQVPKLAV from the coding sequence ATGAAAAACTCAATAAATCTTCGTTTTGGGGTAATTGCAGGCATGATTGCCATAGCAGCAGTCAGTCGTTTTTTGTTTTTAACACCTTCTTTGGCCAACTTTTCTCCTGTCGGAGCAATGGCTTTGTTTGGTGGAGCTTATTTTGCTAACAAGCGTTGGGCGTATGCTTTGCCAGTATTGGCCTTGTGGCTTTCTAATTTAGTATTGAACAACGTATTTTATAAAGAATATTATCCGAGTTTCTCGATGGGTTTTGAGTGGGGTACATTTGTAAGCTTTGCCGTTGTGGTTACGGCTGGTGTAGTATTGCTCAAAAAAGTAACACTTACCAATCTATTAGCTGCTAATGTGGTAGGTACATTAGGCTTTTTTATAGTATCTAATTTATGTGTATGGTTGGGTGGTCAGCTTTACACTACCGATATGAATGGTTTGGTAGAATGTTATGGAAACGCCCTTCCATTTTTGAGAAACACCATGTTGAGCAATCTATTGTTTTCGGGAGTAATGTTTGGTGCATTTGAATTGGCCAAACGTCAAGTACCAAAGTTAGCTGTATAG
- a CDS encoding 5-(carboxyamino)imidazole ribonucleotide synthase codes for MPIFSKNFKLGLLGGGQLGRMLLQAAIDLDIHVKSLDPDPDAPCAKIAPEFVCGSFLDFDTVYQFGQDCEVITIEIENVNLEALKKLQAEGKKVFPQPEVLEIIQDKRVQKQFYRDHHLPTADFVLTDNQDAVAANTAFLPAFNKLGKGGYDGRGVQRISTAEDVHLAFTEPSLLEKAVDFEKEIAVIVARNEQGECRTFPTVECVFHPVHNLVEYLFAPAEVSEEINQQAKDIAIQTAEKLNIVGLLAVEMFLTKDGQVLINEVAPRTHNSGHHTIRANHTSQFEQHLRAVLGLPLGDTTAHSKAAMVNLLGEDGYSGDVQYVGMLETLAIEGVFPFLYGKKITKPFRKMGHITVVDENIDSLKKKVAIVKETLKVIA; via the coding sequence ATGCCAATATTCTCGAAAAATTTCAAATTAGGACTTTTAGGTGGCGGCCAATTAGGACGCATGTTGCTCCAAGCTGCCATAGATTTAGACATTCACGTGAAGTCGCTTGACCCCGACCCCGATGCCCCTTGTGCCAAAATAGCACCAGAGTTTGTTTGTGGGTCGTTCTTAGACTTCGATACGGTTTATCAATTTGGACAAGATTGTGAGGTTATCACCATCGAAATTGAAAATGTAAACCTCGAAGCATTGAAGAAACTTCAAGCAGAAGGCAAAAAGGTTTTCCCTCAGCCCGAAGTACTTGAAATCATCCAAGATAAGCGTGTACAAAAACAGTTTTATCGTGACCACCATCTGCCAACGGCCGATTTTGTGCTAACCGACAACCAAGACGCTGTAGCAGCCAATACCGCTTTTTTGCCAGCCTTCAACAAACTAGGCAAAGGCGGCTACGATGGCCGTGGTGTACAACGAATCAGTACTGCCGAAGACGTACATTTGGCTTTTACAGAACCAAGCTTGCTAGAAAAAGCGGTTGATTTTGAAAAAGAAATTGCTGTTATTGTTGCTCGCAATGAGCAAGGCGAATGTCGCACATTTCCAACGGTAGAATGTGTGTTTCACCCTGTACACAACTTGGTAGAATACCTTTTTGCTCCTGCCGAGGTTTCGGAAGAAATCAACCAGCAGGCCAAAGATATTGCGATTCAGACAGCCGAAAAACTTAATATTGTTGGGCTTTTGGCAGTAGAGATGTTCTTGACCAAAGATGGACAAGTATTGATTAATGAAGTAGCCCCAAGAACTCATAATAGTGGGCATCATACCATTCGAGCTAATCATACATCTCAGTTTGAACAGCACCTCCGAGCCGTATTGGGCTTGCCATTGGGCGACACCACCGCACACAGCAAAGCCGCAATGGTAAACCTTTTGGGCGAAGACGGCTATTCGGGCGATGTGCAATATGTGGGTATGCTCGAAACCTTGGCAATCGAGGGGGTTTTCCCTTTTCTATATGGTAAAAAAATCACTAAACCATTCCGCAAAATGGGACATATTACGGTGGTCGACGAAAATATTGATTCGCTCAAAAAGAAAGTAGCGATTGTCAAAGAAACCCTCAAGGTGATTGCCTAA
- the purE gene encoding 5-(carboxyamino)imidazole ribonucleotide mutase has product MVGIIMGSISDLKVMQEAADVIKELGVAYEIDIVSAHRTPIKMVEYAQTARERGIKVIIAGAGGAAHLPGMVASVTTLPVIGVPVKSSNSIDGWDSVLSILQMPSGVPVATVALNGAKNAGILAVQMLGIENENIATTLADYKKQLSSKVDDMVVELKKAVQ; this is encoded by the coding sequence ATGGTAGGTATTATTATGGGCAGTATCTCAGACCTCAAGGTTATGCAAGAGGCTGCCGACGTTATTAAAGAATTGGGTGTAGCTTACGAAATCGACATTGTGTCGGCACATCGCACACCTATCAAAATGGTAGAATATGCCCAAACTGCTCGTGAAAGAGGCATCAAAGTAATTATTGCAGGTGCGGGTGGTGCGGCTCATTTGCCGGGTATGGTGGCATCGGTAACTACTTTGCCTGTTATTGGCGTTCCTGTCAAATCTTCTAACTCTATTGATGGCTGGGACTCGGTGTTATCTATCCTCCAAATGCCATCGGGTGTACCCGTAGCCACAGTAGCACTCAACGGAGCTAAAAATGCAGGGATTCTAGCAGTACAAATGTTGGGTATTGAAAATGAAAACATTGCAACCACTTTGGCCGATTATAAAAAGCAATTGAGTAGTAAAGTGGACGATATGGTAGTGGAATTAAAAAAGGCCGTTCAATAA
- a CDS encoding LysM peptidoglycan-binding domain-containing protein yields MMEDKKNPRPAEEGSQLPTVTLLVLLALIGVLLFVGWQYLKDDSISDNELTNAGADSIAVVGNANEFPVVAESSDKSEKEETTEASKATEKTKKEEEKPSKKAKKEEPKTETTKVVDLNSVKGEIITHTVQAGETFFGIANRYNLKWQSLQKLNPSVNPDGIKVGVTKLKVKIQTIHTVGPGDVLRVVAQKYGVSKALIMQANKKTKDFTERGEKLIIPLK; encoded by the coding sequence ATGATGGAAGATAAAAAAAATCCTCGTCCTGCTGAAGAAGGCTCCCAATTGCCTACTGTTACATTATTGGTGCTTCTAGCCCTTATTGGTGTACTTTTATTTGTAGGCTGGCAGTACCTTAAAGATGATTCAATTTCTGACAATGAACTGACCAATGCTGGAGCCGACAGTATTGCCGTTGTTGGTAATGCCAATGAATTTCCTGTAGTAGCAGAATCTTCAGATAAATCCGAAAAAGAGGAAACTACTGAGGCTTCAAAAGCTACTGAAAAAACCAAGAAAGAAGAAGAAAAGCCTTCTAAAAAAGCCAAAAAAGAAGAACCCAAAACAGAAACAACAAAGGTTGTTGACCTGAATTCGGTTAAAGGCGAAATCATTACTCATACCGTACAGGCTGGCGAAACATTCTTTGGTATTGCCAACAGGTATAACCTCAAATGGCAATCTTTACAAAAGCTCAATCCTTCGGTAAATCCAGATGGTATAAAAGTAGGTGTAACCAAACTCAAAGTAAAAATCCAGACAATTCATACGGTTGGGCCTGGCGATGTGCTTCGTGTGGTAGCCCAAAAATACGGGGTCAGCAAAGCCCTGATTATGCAAGCCAATAAAAAGACCAAAGATTTTACAGAAAGAGGCGAAAAGTTGATTATTCCTTTGAAATAA
- a CDS encoding sugar MFS transporter, whose product MSNNTKQNYLGPLIIIGVLFFVFGFVTWVNGTLIAFFKKAFNLDNTSSLLVTFAFFISYTVMAIPSSIILKKVGFKKGMALGLGIMAVGTLTFVPAAKMASYPFFLFGLFTIGIGLTLLQTASNPYVTILGPRESAAQRISIMGIANKIAGILSQRFFGSILLAGGSVGVALTSQQELDKVTVPYLILTGVLVVLAILILLSKGLPEVSEEQDGNEAQNSTKTSVFAFPSLVLGLITLFCYVGLEVISGDTIISYGISLGFPESEAKDFGQYTLWSMLLGYVFGIVLIPKYVSQQTWLKLSSILGIAITLVSLFTTGYVSVVCIAVLGLSNAIMWPAIWPLAIDGLGKFTKIGSALLVMMIAGGAILPLLYGTLADSFGAQKAYSLLIPLYLFILYFATIGYKKKNW is encoded by the coding sequence ATGTCAAATAATACTAAACAAAATTACCTTGGCCCTCTTATTATTATTGGAGTGCTTTTCTTCGTTTTTGGGTTTGTTACTTGGGTAAACGGAACCCTCATCGCTTTTTTCAAAAAAGCCTTTAATCTCGACAACACGAGTTCATTGTTGGTAACTTTTGCCTTTTTTATTTCTTATACCGTTATGGCTATTCCCTCGTCTATTATTTTGAAAAAAGTAGGCTTTAAAAAAGGAATGGCTTTAGGTTTGGGTATTATGGCAGTCGGCACACTTACTTTTGTACCTGCCGCCAAAATGGCCTCGTATCCATTCTTTTTGTTTGGGTTATTTACCATTGGTATTGGCTTAACCTTGTTACAGACTGCCTCAAACCCTTATGTAACGATTTTGGGGCCACGTGAAAGTGCTGCTCAGCGTATTAGTATTATGGGTATTGCCAACAAAATAGCAGGTATTTTGAGCCAACGTTTTTTTGGAAGTATCTTATTGGCAGGTGGCTCGGTAGGAGTAGCCCTAACAAGTCAGCAAGAACTTGATAAGGTAACTGTTCCTTACCTTATTTTGACAGGTGTTTTGGTAGTATTGGCTATCTTGATTTTGCTGTCGAAAGGCTTGCCAGAAGTGAGTGAAGAACAAGACGGCAACGAAGCTCAGAATAGCACCAAAACCAGTGTATTTGCCTTTCCTAGCCTAGTATTAGGCTTGATTACGTTATTTTGTTATGTTGGTTTAGAAGTAATTTCGGGCGATACTATTATCAGTTATGGTATATCGTTGGGTTTTCCTGAATCAGAAGCTAAGGATTTTGGGCAATATACTTTGTGGTCGATGTTGTTGGGTTATGTATTTGGTATTGTATTGATTCCTAAATACGTTTCACAGCAAACATGGCTCAAGCTGTCATCTATTTTGGGTATTGCTATTACTTTAGTATCCTTATTTACAACAGGTTATGTGTCGGTTGTTTGTATTGCAGTGTTGGGTTTGTCAAATGCCATTATGTGGCCAGCTATTTGGCCATTGGCTATTGATGGCCTAGGCAAATTCACAAAAATAGGTTCGGCTTTATTGGTGATGATGATTGCAGGAGGGGCTATTTTGCCTTTGTTGTACGGAACACTTGCCGATAGCTTTGGAGCTCAAAAAGCCTATTCATTATTGATACCACTTTATTTGTTTATCTTATATTTTGCTACGATTGGATACAAAAAGAAAAACTGGTAA
- a CDS encoding S9 family peptidase, translated as MKKAHIILLVATLLMSSSCDLVAQKKNITLEDIWSKFTFVQKQVQSVNWMKDGSYYTALESGRIVKHQVTDGAAVETLFDEGVSVENLGKKVTIEDYTLSPNEQKILITTETEPIYRRSSRAENYVYDIKTKKLVQLSNGGKQLFATFSPDGTKIAFARQNNLFVVDLATMTERAITTDGKWNSIINGVSDWVYEEEFSFAKAFQWSPDSRKIAFYIFDETKVPEYNMQMWGKLYPTDYRYKYPKAGEPNSTVAISVYHLSDNKTIKVDLGKVQDVYIPRIRWTQSANMLSINRLNRNQNKMELIHADALTGKTEVVLIEESRTYVDVENFGDDMTYLADGKSFIMSSEKDGFKHLYQYDMSGREIRQITSGKWEVADFYGIDEASKTLYFTSTEIASIERHLFSISLDGKTKRKLSVDRGVNAANFSPDFKYYILKNSASNSPLKVSLHRATTGQLVKVLEENTDLKKRLADYNIAPKEFTTIKTADGVELNTWMIKPTNFDPAKKYPLLMFVYGGPGSQQVMNQYDGTNFYWYQHLAQKGYIVACVDNRGTGGRGAEFKKCTYLNLGKLEVRDQIESAKYFGNLPFIDKSRIGIQGWSYGGFMASNCLFQGAEVFKAAIAVAPVTNWRYYDTVYTERFLRTPQENPAGYDDNSPVTHAKNLKGNFLLVHGTGDDNVHFQNAVALEDALIKNNKQFQSFYYPNKNHGIAGGNTRWHLYTMMTNFLEKNL; from the coding sequence GTGAAAAAAGCCCACATCATTTTGTTAGTAGCCACATTACTCATGTCAAGCAGTTGCGATTTAGTTGCTCAGAAAAAGAATATTACACTTGAAGATATTTGGTCGAAATTTACCTTCGTTCAAAAACAGGTACAAAGTGTGAATTGGATGAAAGATGGTTCTTATTATACGGCTTTAGAAAGCGGTAGAATTGTAAAGCACCAAGTAACCGACGGAGCAGCCGTTGAAACATTGTTTGATGAAGGGGTAAGTGTTGAAAATCTTGGTAAAAAAGTTACCATCGAAGATTACACCCTTTCGCCCAACGAACAAAAAATCTTGATTACAACCGAAACTGAGCCTATCTATAGACGTAGTTCTCGTGCCGAAAATTATGTGTATGATATCAAAACCAAGAAACTTGTTCAGCTATCAAATGGCGGAAAACAATTGTTTGCCACTTTCTCGCCAGATGGCACCAAGATAGCCTTTGCTCGTCAAAACAATTTGTTTGTGGTAGACCTTGCTACCATGACCGAGCGAGCTATCACTACCGATGGTAAATGGAATAGCATTATCAATGGCGTATCTGATTGGGTGTACGAAGAAGAATTTTCATTTGCAAAGGCTTTTCAGTGGTCGCCAGATAGCCGTAAAATTGCTTTTTATATTTTCGATGAAACCAAAGTTCCCGAATACAATATGCAAATGTGGGGTAAGTTGTACCCAACCGATTACCGATATAAGTATCCTAAAGCAGGCGAACCCAACTCGACAGTAGCTATTTCGGTGTACCATTTGTCAGATAATAAAACGATAAAAGTAGATTTAGGAAAAGTGCAAGATGTGTATATTCCTCGCATTCGTTGGACTCAAAGTGCCAATATGCTATCTATCAATCGCTTGAATCGCAATCAGAACAAAATGGAGTTGATTCATGCAGATGCTTTGACAGGTAAAACCGAAGTTGTATTGATTGAGGAAAGTAGAACTTATGTAGATGTAGAAAACTTTGGCGATGATATGACCTATTTGGCCGATGGCAAAAGCTTTATTATGTCGTCGGAAAAAGATGGATTCAAGCACCTATATCAATATGATATGTCGGGTCGAGAAATTCGTCAGATTACCTCTGGAAAATGGGAAGTAGCCGATTTTTATGGCATCGACGAAGCCTCCAAAACACTTTATTTTACTTCTACCGAAATAGCTTCAATAGAACGTCATTTATTTAGTATTTCATTGGACGGCAAAACCAAAAGAAAGCTATCGGTAGATAGAGGTGTAAATGCTGCAAACTTTAGCCCAGATTTTAAATATTATATCTTGAAAAACTCTGCCTCGAATAGTCCTTTGAAAGTAAGCTTGCATAGAGCCACTACAGGACAATTAGTAAAAGTATTAGAAGAAAATACCGACCTAAAAAAACGCTTGGCCGACTATAATATAGCACCAAAAGAATTCACGACTATCAAAACTGCCGATGGCGTAGAGCTAAATACTTGGATGATTAAACCTACTAATTTTGACCCAGCCAAAAAATATCCACTTTTGATGTTTGTGTATGGTGGGCCAGGAAGTCAGCAAGTAATGAATCAATACGACGGAACAAACTTTTACTGGTATCAGCATTTGGCACAAAAAGGTTATATCGTAGCTTGTGTAGATAACCGTGGTACTGGTGGGCGAGGTGCAGAGTTTAAAAAATGTACTTATTTGAATTTGGGCAAGCTCGAAGTAAGAGACCAAATAGAATCAGCCAAATATTTTGGTAATTTACCATTTATTGACAAAAGCCGAATTGGTATCCAAGGCTGGTCGTATGGTGGTTTTATGGCTTCTAATTGTTTGTTTCAAGGGGCAGAGGTATTCAAGGCTGCTATTGCGGTTGCTCCTGTAACTAACTGGCGTTATTATGATACTGTTTATACTGAACGTTTTTTGCGTACGCCACAAGAAAACCCTGCGGGCTACGACGATAATTCGCCTGTAACTCATGCCAAAAACTTGAAAGGCAATTTCTTATTAGTACACGGTACTGGCGACGACAACGTACATTTTCAAAATGCTGTAGCTTTGGAAGATGCTCTTATCAAAAATAACAAGCAATTTCAATCATTTTATTATCCAAACAAAAATCACGGAATTGCAGGCGGAAATACCCGTTGGCATCTTTATACTATGATGACCAACTTCTTGGAGAAAAACTTGTAA
- a CDS encoding LuxE/PaaK family acyltransferase: MVTQSAEILKQSVLEVNSSTFDALALDIFRFQAEQNPVYRRYLQYLGIDPSQINSILSIPFLPIEFFKTQQVITGNVPAKVVFESSGTTGLQTSRHFVHDPDFYIKVAIQIFEKFYGSLKDFQILALLPSYLERNNSSLVYMVKHFIEQTGSEHSGFYLNEYQSLLDALQKAHTQNPKAKVLLIGVTFGLLDLAESGLDFSFMKDFEQVVVMETGGMKGRRKEMLREEIHEILTQAFSVNSIHSEYGMTELLSQGYSFGEGIFELPASMKVLLRDVNDPFAWVDSSARSGGVNVIDLANVDSCSFIETKDLGAFLPDNQRFRILGRFDNSDIRGCNLMVL; this comes from the coding sequence ATGGTAACTCAATCGGCCGAAATATTAAAACAAAGCGTTTTGGAAGTTAATTCCTCTACTTTCGATGCTTTAGCTCTTGATATTTTCAGATTTCAGGCCGAGCAGAACCCTGTTTATCGGCGTTATTTACAGTATTTAGGTATTGATCCTTCACAGATCAATAGTATTTTATCTATTCCCTTTTTGCCTATTGAGTTTTTCAAAACCCAACAAGTAATTACAGGAAATGTTCCTGCAAAAGTCGTTTTTGAAAGCAGTGGTACTACTGGCCTACAAACAAGCCGCCACTTTGTACATGACCCTGATTTTTATATAAAGGTTGCAATTCAGATTTTTGAAAAGTTTTATGGTAGCCTCAAAGATTTTCAAATTCTGGCTTTGCTTCCTTCCTATTTAGAGCGGAACAACTCGTCGTTGGTATATATGGTAAAGCATTTTATTGAACAAACGGGTTCTGAGCATTCGGGTTTTTACCTAAATGAATACCAAAGTTTGTTAGATGCCCTCCAAAAAGCTCATACACAAAACCCCAAAGCCAAAGTACTTTTGATTGGGGTAACTTTTGGCCTACTCGACTTAGCAGAATCTGGACTCGATTTTTCGTTTATGAAAGATTTTGAACAGGTGGTTGTTATGGAAACAGGCGGTATGAAAGGACGTAGAAAAGAAATGCTTCGCGAGGAAATACACGAAATATTAACGCAAGCATTTTCGGTCAATAGTATTCATTCAGAATATGGTATGACCGAGCTACTTTCGCAAGGATACTCCTTTGGAGAGGGTATTTTTGAGCTTCCTGCTTCAATGAAAGTGTTATTACGCGATGTCAATGACCCTTTTGCTTGGGTAGATTCGTCGGCACGCTCGGGCGGAGTCAATGTGATCGACCTTGCTAATGTAGATTCTTGCTCGTTTATCGAAACCAAAGATTTAGGGGCTTTTTTACCCGACAACCAGCGTTTCCGAATTTTGGGTAGATTCGACAACTCAGATATACGAGGCTGTAATCTAATGGTACTATAA
- a CDS encoding molybdenum cofactor biosynthesis protein MoaE, protein MIAISDQPINIQACIDAAQSERAGAVDVFIGTVRNHNKSKAVVRLEFETYDTMAVKKMQDLADQACQQWDIEKVVMVHRKGVLSIGDVAVVIAVATPHRAASFEACKWLIDTLKEVVPIWKKEVYENGEEWLEAHA, encoded by the coding sequence ATGATAGCTATTTCAGATCAACCTATCAATATACAGGCTTGTATAGATGCCGCTCAGTCAGAAAGGGCAGGAGCTGTCGATGTGTTTATTGGAACGGTTCGTAATCATAATAAATCAAAGGCTGTTGTACGTTTGGAGTTTGAAACTTACGATACTATGGCTGTCAAGAAAATGCAGGACTTAGCCGATCAGGCTTGCCAGCAATGGGACATCGAAAAAGTGGTGATGGTTCATCGCAAAGGAGTGTTGTCTATTGGCGATGTAGCGGTTGTAATTGCCGTGGCTACTCCTCATCGTGCGGCTTCGTTCGAGGCTTGTAAATGGTTGATCGATACGCTCAAAGAGGTTGTGCCTATCTGGAAAAAAGAGGTTTACGAAAATGGTGAAGAATGGCTAGAAGCACATGCTTAG
- a CDS encoding dihydrofolate reductase, whose product MKLSIIVAAATNGVIGHNNQLIWHLPEDLKMFKRRTTGHVIIMGRKTFESIGKPLPNRTTIIISRNPEYRVEGCITVGSLEEAIAQAQQIEPSEAFVIGGAEIYRLALPLADIVYLTEVLQGFEGDAFFPSLEPTVWQEIERTDFVIDEKHAVPFSFVTYHKKDA is encoded by the coding sequence TTGAAACTATCTATTATTGTGGCCGCTGCCACTAATGGCGTAATTGGTCATAACAACCAATTGATTTGGCATTTGCCCGAAGACCTCAAAATGTTTAAACGTCGTACTACAGGACATGTAATCATAATGGGTCGCAAAACATTTGAATCAATAGGCAAACCTTTACCTAACCGAACTACCATTATTATTAGTCGTAATCCTGAATATCGGGTAGAAGGCTGTATTACGGTGGGGTCGTTGGAGGAGGCCATTGCCCAAGCACAACAGATTGAGCCATCAGAAGCTTTTGTTATTGGAGGTGCCGAGATATACCGTTTGGCTTTGCCTTTGGCCGATATAGTTTATTTGACCGAGGTATTACAAGGCTTTGAAGGCGATGCTTTTTTCCCTTCATTAGAGCCAACTGTTTGGCAAGAAATAGAGCGTACCGATTTTGTGATCGACGAAAAACACGCTGTTCCTTTTTCTTTTGTTACTTATCATAAAAAAGACGCATAA